From the genome of Solidesulfovibrio carbinolicus, one region includes:
- a CDS encoding 3-methyl-2-oxobutanoate dehydrogenase subunit VorB translates to MSAKRIFIKGNEAIAHGALDAGCRCYFGYPITPQNDIPEMLSSAMPAAGGEFVQAESEVASANMLLGAAACGVRAMTTSSSPGVSLMQEAISYMAGSDLPGVVVNMNRGGPGLGDIGPSQGDYFQSVKGGGHGDYRTLVLAPGSCQECYDLTFEAFDLAFKYRNPVLILGDAIVGQMKEPVARREALPIDPAEGGDWKLTGRGQRAPRILKSLFLEDGALAGQNIRLRDKYAAMAAEVRYEAFETADAELVVVAYGSIGRIVKSTVRALRAEGLKVGLLRPVTLFPFPEAALRDLAGQGKRFLTIEHNLGQMVDDVRLAVRGLADSEFFGFLPGNMPTPEDFDAPVRAAVKGA, encoded by the coding sequence ATGTCGGCCAAACGCATCTTCATCAAGGGCAATGAAGCCATCGCCCATGGCGCGCTGGACGCCGGCTGCCGCTGCTACTTCGGCTACCCCATCACCCCCCAAAACGACATCCCGGAAATGCTGTCCTCGGCCATGCCGGCCGCCGGCGGCGAATTTGTCCAGGCCGAGTCGGAAGTGGCCTCGGCCAACATGCTGCTCGGCGCGGCCGCCTGCGGCGTGCGGGCCATGACCACCTCGTCGAGCCCCGGCGTCTCGCTCATGCAGGAAGCCATCTCCTACATGGCCGGCTCGGATCTGCCCGGCGTGGTCGTCAACATGAACCGGGGCGGTCCGGGCCTGGGCGACATCGGCCCGTCCCAGGGCGACTACTTCCAGTCGGTCAAGGGCGGCGGCCATGGCGACTACCGCACCCTGGTCCTGGCCCCCGGCTCCTGCCAGGAGTGCTACGACCTGACCTTCGAGGCCTTCGATCTGGCCTTCAAGTACCGCAATCCCGTGCTCATTTTGGGCGACGCCATCGTCGGCCAGATGAAGGAGCCGGTGGCAAGGCGCGAGGCCCTGCCCATCGATCCGGCCGAGGGCGGGGATTGGAAGCTCACCGGCCGCGGGCAGCGCGCCCCGCGCATCCTCAAGTCGCTCTTCCTCGAAGACGGGGCCCTGGCCGGCCAGAACATCCGCCTGCGCGACAAGTACGCCGCCATGGCCGCCGAAGTGCGCTACGAAGCCTTCGAGACCGCCGACGCCGAACTGGTCGTGGTGGCCTACGGCTCCATCGGCCGCATCGTCAAATCCACGGTGCGCGCCCTGCGCGCCGAGGGACTCAAGGTGGGCCTGCTGCGTCCCGTAACGCTCTTCCCCTTCCCCGAGGCCGCCCTTCGCGACCTGGCCGGGCAGGGCAAGCGCTTTCTTACCATCGAGCACAACCTCGGCCAGATGGTCGACGACGTGCGTCTGGCCGTGCGCGGCCTGGCCGACTCCGAATTCTTCGGTTTCCTGCCCGGCAACATGCCCACGCCCGAAGACTTCGACGCGCCCGTGCGCGCCGCTGTGAAGGGGGCCTAA
- the secA gene encoding preprotein translocase subunit SecA — protein sequence MLRAIAHKVFGSRNERYLKSLRPLIEAINAFEPQIQALSDDAMRARVAELRQEVADGRPLDDVLPETFAIVREASVRSLGMRHYDVQLVGGITLHQGKIAEMKTGEGKTLVATLPVVLNALSGKGVHLITVNDYLARRDAAWMGKLYGFLGLSVGVIIHGLDDQQRQAAYGADITYGTNNEFGFDYLRDNMKFYQEQLVQRPLNFAIVDEVDSILIDEARTPLIISGQAEDSSTLYARVNALIPMLRRETHFTVDEKARTVLLTDEGVARMEDVLKIDNLFDPANITLQHHVLQALKAHHIFQRDVDYVVKDGQVIIVDEFTGRLMPGRRYSDGLHQALEAKELVQVEAENQTLATITFQNYFRMYKKLSGMTGTADTEAVEFREIYGLEVISIPTNKPMVRKDFPDLVYKTQREKFEAIAADVKDLHKRGQPVLVGTVSIEKSELLSDMLKKTGVPHDVLNAKNHEKEAEIVALAGHAGKVTIATNMAGRGTDIVLGPGVTDLGGLHILGTERHESRRIDNQLRGRSGRQGDPGSSRFYLALDDDLMRLFGSDRLKGLMDKLGMEDGEPIENRMVSRAIENAQKRVEAHNFEIRKQLLDYDNVMNQQREVIYSRRRELMASTEPETFVQEHLEEIVDEIFAPFAALKGEPDPELLEVAAAQIEDILDYKIELADGGEAEKQAVLEAVAGRQRELAETAGAHYKEVARYFLLDSLDRHWKEHLLSMDHLRDGIGLRGYGQKDPKQEYKREGFELFQQLIYNMRDAAIRALSRVRIRAEVQEQEFQHKDETANVQYSGPAESAEDAKKEPKRREAPKVGRNDPCPCGSGKKYKKCHGAK from the coding sequence ATGCTGAGAGCCATTGCCCACAAGGTCTTCGGGTCGCGCAACGAGCGCTATCTGAAGAGCCTGCGCCCGCTGATCGAGGCCATCAACGCCTTCGAGCCGCAAATCCAGGCCCTGTCCGACGACGCCATGCGCGCCCGGGTGGCCGAGCTGCGCCAGGAGGTGGCCGACGGCCGCCCCCTCGACGACGTGCTACCCGAAACCTTCGCCATCGTGCGCGAAGCCTCGGTGCGCTCCCTTGGCATGCGCCACTACGACGTCCAGCTCGTTGGCGGCATCACCCTGCACCAGGGCAAGATCGCCGAGATGAAGACCGGCGAAGGCAAAACCCTGGTCGCCACCCTGCCCGTGGTCCTAAACGCCCTGTCCGGCAAGGGCGTGCACCTCATCACGGTCAACGACTACCTGGCCCGCCGCGACGCCGCCTGGATGGGCAAGCTCTACGGGTTCCTGGGGCTTAGCGTCGGGGTCATTATCCACGGACTCGACGACCAGCAGCGCCAGGCCGCCTACGGCGCGGACATTACCTACGGCACCAACAACGAATTCGGCTTCGACTATCTGCGCGACAACATGAAGTTCTACCAGGAACAGCTCGTGCAGCGGCCGCTCAATTTCGCCATCGTCGACGAAGTGGACTCCATCCTCATCGACGAAGCCCGCACCCCGCTGATCATTTCCGGCCAGGCCGAGGATTCCTCGACCCTCTACGCCCGGGTCAACGCGCTCATCCCCATGCTGCGCCGCGAAACCCACTTCACCGTGGACGAAAAGGCCCGCACCGTGCTTTTGACCGACGAGGGAGTGGCCCGCATGGAAGACGTGCTCAAGATCGACAACCTGTTCGATCCGGCCAACATCACCCTGCAGCACCACGTGCTCCAGGCCCTGAAAGCCCACCACATCTTCCAGCGCGACGTGGACTATGTGGTGAAAGACGGCCAGGTCATCATCGTCGACGAGTTCACCGGCCGCCTCATGCCCGGCCGGCGCTACTCCGACGGCCTGCACCAGGCCCTGGAAGCCAAGGAACTCGTGCAGGTGGAGGCCGAAAACCAGACGCTGGCCACCATCACCTTCCAGAACTACTTCCGCATGTACAAAAAGCTCTCGGGCATGACCGGCACCGCCGACACCGAGGCCGTGGAATTCCGCGAAATCTACGGGCTGGAAGTCATCTCCATCCCCACCAACAAGCCCATGGTCCGCAAGGACTTCCCGGATCTGGTCTACAAGACCCAGCGGGAGAAGTTCGAGGCCATCGCCGCCGACGTCAAGGACCTCCATAAGCGCGGCCAGCCGGTGCTCGTCGGCACGGTCTCCATCGAGAAATCCGAGCTGCTCTCGGACATGCTCAAAAAGACCGGCGTGCCCCACGACGTCCTCAACGCCAAAAACCACGAGAAGGAAGCCGAGATCGTGGCCCTGGCCGGCCATGCCGGCAAGGTCACCATCGCCACCAACATGGCCGGCCGCGGCACGGACATCGTGCTGGGTCCCGGCGTCACCGACCTTGGCGGCCTGCACATCCTGGGCACCGAACGCCACGAATCCCGGCGCATCGACAACCAGCTGCGCGGCCGTTCCGGCCGCCAGGGCGATCCCGGCTCCTCGCGCTTCTACCTGGCCCTGGACGACGACCTCATGCGCCTTTTCGGCTCCGACCGCTTAAAAGGCCTCATGGACAAGCTCGGCATGGAAGACGGCGAGCCCATCGAGAACCGCATGGTCTCCCGGGCCATCGAAAACGCCCAGAAGCGCGTGGAAGCTCACAACTTCGAGATCCGCAAACAGCTGCTGGACTACGACAACGTCATGAACCAACAGCGCGAGGTCATCTACTCCCGCCGCCGGGAACTCATGGCTTCCACCGAGCCGGAGACCTTCGTCCAGGAGCATCTCGAAGAGATCGTGGACGAGATCTTCGCACCCTTTGCCGCGCTCAAGGGCGAACCCGACCCCGAGCTGCTGGAAGTCGCCGCCGCCCAGATCGAGGACATCCTCGACTACAAGATCGAGCTGGCCGACGGCGGCGAGGCCGAAAAGCAGGCCGTGCTGGAAGCCGTCGCCGGCCGCCAGCGCGAACTGGCCGAGACCGCCGGGGCGCACTACAAGGAAGTGGCCCGCTACTTCCTCCTCGACAGCCTGGACCGCCACTGGAAGGAGCATCTGCTCTCCATGGACCACCTGCGCGACGGCATCGGGCTGCGCGGCTACGGCCAGAAAGACCCCAAGCAGGAGTACAAGCGCGAAGGCTTCGAACTCTTTCAGCAGCTCATCTACAACATGCGCGACGCCGCCATCCGGGCGCTGTCGCGGGTGCGCATCCGCGCCGAAGTCCAGGAACAGGAATTCCAGCACAAGGACGAAACCGCCAACGTCCAGTATTCCGGCCCGGCCGAGTCGGCCGAAGACGCCAAAAAAGAACCCAAGCGCCGCGAAGCCCCCAAGGTCGGGCGCAACGATCCCTGCCCCTGCGGCTCCGGGAAAAAATACAAGAAGTGCCACGGCGCGAAATAA
- a CDS encoding 2-oxoacid:acceptor oxidoreductase family protein, translated as MSLYQDVIIAGFGGQGVMLIGNLLAYAGMEHGLNVTYIPVYGPEMRGGTANCTVVVSDDAIGSPIIRSPKSLIIMNRPSLDKFQPQLVDGGVLVVNSSLVDPALADASRVRLVPVACNEIADGLGNTRMANMVALGAFIEATGVLPLSVVEESLSHVIAKHYSHLIPQNAEALRAGANAAKG; from the coding sequence GTGAGCCTCTACCAAGACGTGATCATCGCCGGCTTCGGCGGCCAGGGCGTCATGCTCATCGGCAACTTGCTCGCCTACGCCGGTATGGAACATGGCTTAAACGTCACCTACATCCCGGTCTACGGACCGGAAATGCGCGGCGGCACGGCCAACTGCACCGTCGTCGTCTCCGACGACGCCATCGGTTCGCCCATCATCAGAAGCCCCAAAAGCCTCATCATCATGAACCGGCCGTCCCTGGACAAGTTCCAGCCCCAGTTGGTGGACGGCGGCGTGCTCGTCGTCAACTCCTCGCTGGTGGACCCCGCCCTGGCCGACGCCTCGCGCGTGCGCCTGGTGCCTGTGGCCTGCAACGAAATCGCCGATGGCCTCGGCAACACCCGCATGGCCAACATGGTGGCCCTTGGGGCGTTTATCGAAGCCACCGGCGTGCTGCCGCTGTCCGTGGTCGAGGAAAGCCTCTCCCACGTCATCGCCAAGCACTACAGCCACCTCATCCCCCAAAACGCCGAAGCCCTGCGCGCTGGCGCGAACGCGGCCAAGGGGTAG
- a CDS encoding 4Fe-4S dicluster domain-containing protein — protein sequence MSRIVIDEQRCKGCLLCVEACPKSIIVASSRFNAKGYKVAELPEASMDTCTGCASCAQMCPDVAITVWRTAKSKAKEND from the coding sequence ATGTCGCGGATTGTCATCGACGAGCAGCGCTGCAAGGGCTGTCTGCTTTGCGTCGAGGCCTGCCCCAAGTCCATCATCGTGGCCTCCTCGCGCTTCAACGCCAAGGGCTACAAGGTCGCGGAACTGCCCGAGGCCTCGATGGACACATGCACGGGCTGCGCCTCCTGTGCCCAGATGTGCCCGGACGTGGCCATAACCGTCTGGCGCACGGCCAAAAGCAAAGCCAAGGAGAACGACTGA
- a CDS encoding OmpA/MotB family protein → MAKNDGKTVIIYRESDGDHGGHHGGSWKVAYADFVTAMMAFFLLLWLVVSLKPQTKQELSLVFQDKNVPSKEKTQNLEKVPTFISPDAIKGSPEFKLSQENKLKYEIAILIKELITSDQNVKNNSGVSNDSSGVLMQVNNSVMFKPGSAEITPAAAKIMDGVAKILRDFKINLTVRGHADDDEGSGPYPSKWELSAARAAAAVRYLSEKAGIPSTRLRAVGLADSQPLVPPTSAENKSRNRRIEFFYTSPDMRPSERSQDGP, encoded by the coding sequence GTGGCAAAAAATGACGGCAAGACCGTCATCATCTACCGCGAATCCGACGGCGACCACGGCGGTCACCACGGCGGCTCCTGGAAGGTGGCCTACGCCGACTTCGTGACGGCCATGATGGCCTTTTTCCTGCTCCTGTGGCTGGTCGTCTCCCTCAAGCCCCAGACCAAGCAGGAACTCTCCCTGGTCTTCCAGGATAAAAACGTGCCGTCCAAGGAAAAGACCCAAAACCTCGAAAAAGTGCCCACTTTCATCAGCCCCGACGCCATCAAGGGCAGCCCGGAATTCAAGCTCTCCCAGGAAAACAAGCTCAAGTACGAAATCGCCATCCTCATCAAGGAACTCATCACCTCCGACCAGAACGTCAAAAACAACTCGGGCGTGAGCAACGATTCCTCGGGCGTTTTGATGCAGGTCAACAACTCCGTCATGTTCAAGCCCGGCTCGGCCGAGATCACCCCGGCCGCCGCCAAGATCATGGACGGCGTGGCCAAGATCCTGCGCGATTTCAAGATCAACCTCACCGTGCGCGGCCATGCCGACGACGACGAAGGTTCCGGCCCCTACCCCTCCAAATGGGAACTCTCGGCCGCCCGGGCCGCCGCCGCCGTGCGTTACCTGTCCGAAAAAGCCGGCATCCCCTCCACCCGCCTGCGCGCCGTGGGGCTGGCCGACAGCCAGCCGCTGGTGCCGCCCACCTCGGCCGAAAACAAGTCCCGCAACCGCCGCATCGAGTTCTTCTACACCAGCCCCGACATGCGCCCGTCCGAACGCTCCCAGGACGGACCCTAG
- the queA gene encoding tRNA preQ1(34) S-adenosylmethionine ribosyltransferase-isomerase QueA — protein MTDAKAPHAPPVPEDLLSSYHFELPDALIAERPCEVRDACRLMVLDRAAGSLDHRVFADLPDLLPEGALLVVNNTKVAPVRLLGKRPTGGAAEFLLLTPVALLTPQTDPATGWTSAPASGLLRVSRPPRPGDRIDFAPDLAVTAVSRGAFGHTEVTLSWRGALPAILTRIGHVPLPPYIRRADDAADRETYQTVYARDDKLGSAAAPTAGLHFTEALLARLAGRGFGLTAVTCHVGLGTFSPVRVEDLRDHAMHKEWIEVSPEAAQAVSQAKAQGRPVIAVGTTAARTLEGTAREAGAFGPFAGFTDIFIRPGHRFAVVDGMVTNFHLPGSSLVIMLAALAGRESILAAYGQAVASGYRFFSYGDAMLVL, from the coding sequence GTGACCGACGCCAAAGCGCCCCACGCCCCCCCCGTTCCTGAAGATCTCCTTTCCTCCTACCATTTCGAGCTGCCCGACGCCCTGATCGCCGAGCGGCCGTGCGAAGTGCGCGACGCCTGCCGGCTGATGGTCCTGGACCGGGCCGCCGGGAGCCTGGACCACCGCGTGTTCGCCGATCTGCCGGACCTGCTCCCCGAGGGCGCGCTGCTCGTCGTCAACAACACCAAGGTCGCCCCGGTGCGGCTCCTCGGCAAACGCCCCACCGGCGGCGCGGCCGAATTTTTGCTCCTCACCCCCGTGGCGCTGCTGACGCCGCAAACCGATCCGGCCACCGGCTGGACCAGCGCCCCGGCTTCGGGGCTGCTGCGCGTCTCCCGGCCGCCCCGGCCCGGCGACCGCATCGACTTCGCGCCCGACCTGGCCGTCACCGCCGTCTCGCGCGGGGCCTTTGGCCATACCGAGGTGACGCTGTCCTGGCGCGGCGCGCTGCCGGCGATCCTCACGCGCATCGGCCACGTGCCCCTGCCCCCTTACATCCGCCGGGCCGACGACGCGGCCGACCGCGAAACCTACCAGACCGTCTACGCCCGCGACGACAAGCTCGGCAGCGCCGCCGCGCCCACCGCCGGCTTGCACTTCACCGAGGCGCTCCTGGCGCGCCTGGCCGGGCGCGGCTTTGGGCTCACCGCCGTCACCTGCCACGTCGGCCTGGGCACGTTCTCGCCCGTTCGCGTGGAGGACCTGCGCGACCACGCCATGCACAAGGAATGGATCGAGGTGTCGCCCGAGGCGGCCCAGGCCGTGTCCCAGGCCAAGGCCCAAGGCCGGCCGGTCATCGCCGTGGGCACCACCGCCGCCCGGACCCTGGAGGGCACGGCGCGCGAGGCCGGGGCGTTTGGCCCCTTCGCCGGCTTCACCGACATCTTCATCCGCCCGGGCCACCGCTTCGCCGTGGTGGACGGCATGGTCACGAATTTCCATTTGCCTGGATCATCGCTGGTGATTATGCTGGCCGCCCTGGCCGGAAGAGAGTCCATCCTGGCTGCCTACGGGCAGGCCGTCGCTTCCGGCTACCGCTTTTTTTCCTACGGCGACGCCATGTTGGTCCTGTAG
- the motA gene encoding flagellar motor stator protein MotA — MFAIIGIVLVFACVFGGYTLHGGHLGVLWQPTELLIIGGAAVGAFLISSPKSVAVGTIKHVFHVFTGKEASAGDYQDLLTLLFELINIARRDGIVALEPHVSKPEQSATLNKYPAIAKNKQVAHFICDNIKCLLSEGIDAHRYDDLMRTDIATMHHHAMIAPGAVTKIADALPGLGIVAAVLGIVLTMGKINEPPEVLGHSIGAALVGTFLGILMSYGFVGPMATNLEYQAKAQQHMLHVVKEVLAAFNSGFSPLLSVEMGRRAIPEDVRPSMDDMEGALRGKK; from the coding sequence ATGTTCGCGATTATCGGCATAGTGCTGGTCTTTGCCTGCGTTTTCGGCGGCTACACGCTTCACGGCGGCCACTTGGGCGTGCTGTGGCAGCCGACCGAACTCCTCATCATCGGCGGCGCGGCTGTAGGAGCCTTCCTCATCTCCTCGCCCAAGTCCGTCGCCGTCGGCACCATCAAGCACGTCTTCCATGTCTTTACCGGCAAGGAAGCCTCGGCCGGCGATTACCAGGACCTGCTCACCCTGCTGTTCGAACTCATCAATATCGCCCGCCGCGACGGCATCGTCGCCCTGGAGCCCCACGTCTCCAAGCCCGAACAGTCGGCCACGCTGAACAAATACCCGGCCATCGCCAAAAACAAGCAAGTGGCCCACTTCATCTGCGACAACATCAAATGCCTGCTCTCCGAAGGCATCGACGCCCACCGCTACGACGACCTCATGCGCACCGACATCGCCACCATGCACCACCACGCCATGATCGCCCCCGGGGCCGTCACCAAGATCGCCGACGCCCTGCCCGGCCTTGGCATCGTGGCCGCCGTGCTCGGCATCGTGCTCACCATGGGCAAGATCAACGAGCCGCCCGAGGTGCTCGGCCACAGCATCGGCGCCGCCTTGGTCGGCACGTTTCTGGGCATTCTCATGAGCTACGGCTTCGTCGGCCCCATGGCCACCAACCTGGAATATCAGGCCAAGGCCCAGCAGCACATGCTGCACGTGGTCAAGGAAGTGCTGGCCGCCTTCAACTCCGGCTTCTCGCCGCTTTTGTCGGTGGAAATGGGCCGCCGGGCCATCCCCGAGGACGTGCGGCCGAGCATGGACGACATGGAAGGGGCGCTTCGTGGCAAAAAATGA
- a CDS encoding thiamine pyrophosphate-dependent enzyme: protein MSEQLVFTRPEVLADVATHYCPGCQHGVVHRIVAECLEGYGLVEKTIAVSSIGCSVFLYNYILVDTVEAPHGRAPAVATGVKRARTDAFVFTYQGDGDLASIGMAEIMHAANRGERISVIFVNNTVYGMTGGQMAPTTMVGQKTTTCPGGRCLEREGGPIHMSEIIATLGGVAYCARTAVNTIKNIAQTKRAIRRAFETQIKGEGFGFVEVLATCPTNWRMSSVAANERVGKEMIPEFPLGVFKDAAKEE from the coding sequence ATGTCGGAACAGCTTGTTTTCACGCGCCCGGAAGTGCTGGCCGACGTGGCCACCCACTACTGCCCCGGCTGCCAGCACGGCGTCGTCCACCGCATCGTGGCCGAATGCCTGGAAGGATACGGCCTGGTGGAAAAAACCATCGCCGTCAGCTCCATTGGCTGCTCGGTCTTTCTCTACAACTACATCCTCGTCGATACCGTCGAGGCTCCCCACGGCCGCGCCCCGGCCGTGGCCACCGGCGTCAAACGCGCCCGCACCGACGCCTTCGTCTTCACCTACCAGGGCGACGGCGACCTGGCCTCCATCGGCATGGCCGAGATCATGCACGCCGCCAACCGGGGCGAACGCATCTCCGTCATCTTCGTCAACAACACCGTCTACGGCATGACCGGCGGCCAGATGGCCCCCACCACCATGGTGGGCCAGAAAACCACCACCTGCCCGGGAGGCCGGTGCCTGGAACGCGAAGGCGGCCCCATCCACATGTCCGAAATCATCGCAACCTTGGGCGGCGTGGCCTACTGCGCCCGCACCGCCGTCAACACGATCAAAAACATCGCCCAGACCAAGCGCGCCATCCGCCGCGCCTTCGAGACCCAGATCAAGGGCGAAGGCTTCGGCTTCGTCGAGGTCCTGGCCACCTGCCCCACCAACTGGCGCATGTCGTCGGTTGCCGCCAACGAGCGCGTGGGCAAGGAAATGATCCCTGAATTCCCGCTCGGCGTCTTCAAGGACGCGGCCAAGGAGGAATAG
- a CDS encoding DHH family phosphoesterase yields MRLLTRSDFDGLICAVLLKEAGVMDEWVFVHPKDVQDGKVECGPNDILANVPYAPGCGLWFDHHTSEADRLGDIEFTGVSKPLPSCARVIWEYYGGHDRFPARFDEMLAYVDRCDSGDLRPEEVAKPSGWILLSFLMDPRTGLGRYRDYRISNYQLMMHLVELCRTQSVEAILADPDVAERVTRYFEQEEQFAGMLRERSRLIGKTLLIDLREQEEIYTGNRFTAYALFPEAEVSVQVIWGKAKQNVVLTVGKSIFDRTNPVDIGRLMLSYGGGGHRNVGTCQVPEGQAERIISDVIAVLNGDVAMEA; encoded by the coding sequence ATGCGGCTTTTGACGCGTTCGGATTTCGATGGACTCATTTGCGCCGTGTTGCTCAAGGAAGCCGGCGTCATGGACGAGTGGGTGTTCGTGCATCCCAAGGACGTCCAGGACGGCAAGGTGGAATGCGGGCCAAACGACATTCTGGCCAACGTGCCCTACGCCCCGGGCTGCGGGCTGTGGTTCGACCACCACACCAGCGAGGCCGACCGGCTGGGCGACATCGAATTCACCGGCGTGTCCAAGCCCCTGCCGAGCTGCGCCCGGGTCATCTGGGAGTACTACGGCGGCCATGACCGTTTTCCCGCCCGTTTCGACGAGATGCTGGCCTACGTCGACCGCTGCGACAGCGGCGACCTGCGGCCCGAGGAAGTGGCCAAGCCCTCCGGCTGGATTCTGTTGAGCTTCCTCATGGACCCGCGCACCGGCCTTGGCCGTTACCGCGACTACCGCATCAGCAATTACCAGCTCATGATGCATCTGGTGGAGTTGTGCCGCACCCAGTCCGTGGAGGCCATTCTGGCCGATCCCGACGTGGCCGAGCGCGTTACGCGCTACTTCGAGCAGGAGGAGCAGTTCGCCGGGATGCTGCGGGAGCGTTCCAGGCTGATCGGCAAGACCTTGCTCATTGACCTGCGCGAGCAGGAAGAGATTTATACCGGCAACCGGTTCACGGCCTACGCCCTGTTCCCCGAGGCCGAAGTCAGCGTCCAGGTCATCTGGGGCAAGGCCAAGCAGAACGTGGTGCTGACCGTGGGCAAGTCGATTTTCGACCGCACCAACCCCGTGGACATCGGCCGGTTGATGCTGTCCTACGGCGGCGGCGGCCATCGCAACGTCGGCACCTGCCAGGTGCCCGAAGGACAGGCCGAGCGGATCATCAGCGACGTCATCGCGGTGCTAAACGGCGACGTCGCCATGGAAGCTTAA